The Sabethes cyaneus chromosome 3, idSabCyanKW18_F2, whole genome shotgun sequence DNA window TTACAGTTGCGCATGGATCTTTCTATTTAATTGCTTTGCTGAAAGTAATCCAATTTATATTTTTCCTCCTTGAATCTAGATTTCGAGCTAATGTACGATGCAATTAAATCCTCACATAGCGAGTTGCTGCAGGCCGGCACTCTTGCTAAGGAGTTTGTGGGCAACAATCAGAGCGAGATCGCTAGACTGCTGCAAGACGCACGTCGCTCGCAGGATGAGCAGACAGCAAAAAGTCTACGCAGCGAGCACCAGGAGTGGTTTGAAGGTTTGCTGAATAGTTTATTCGTTCTAGATATTTAAAGATAATAGGATATCATTTTATTCAGCACATTTTATGGCACAGAAAGCAGGTTAAAGTAAAATTAAGTGCAAATATATTAATGTTGAAAGGTTTTTAGTTTCCGACCTTCCTTGCTGTTTAGTTATCCTACTCCTACCCAATCGCATatgttctatttgcttatttAAAGTTTCCTCTTTTGACCAGGAATCGACGACAAGGCGGCTCAAACAAAGGAGTACGTGATGCAACGCCGCGGACAGGATCGAATTAGAGGGTACTACTACAAAACTAAGGATGAGCTAACTAAATGTGGTCTCTACCGTAAGAACATGATGGCTAAAGAACTGATCGACGAGATGTTGGAGCTCTTTCGTCAACTGCTGATTGGTTTTGATTATTTTAGCTGTATATTTGATCGTAACCATCCGCAACGTTTCGCGGATAGTCGCAATCATCCAGACGAGGACGAGGTGGACGCTCAACGAATAATGCCGAAGCGCTTGAAgttagcaataaaaaaatccctGGAGGATGACGGTTATACCATCGACAAATACAGAAAGGCACTCTGTAATCGCACAGGCGAATTTCGTTGTATGGGATTGTGGAATGAAAAGCAATGTAGATACAATGCACATGTTATTAATCCATATGCTAGCCGGGAAAATATGATTCTGTTTCAAGTTTGGAACCTGGATCATCAGGTCGAAATCAGCCGTACTGTGCTTCCATCGATAGTGGAAAATGTGGCGCGTGTTATTACGAATGAAGCCAATGCAATTTGCAAGATTCATAACCGGAGAGGCACAAAACTTTCTGTGATAACGTATTTTATAGAGCTTTTTACGCTCGGGAACCTCAAACTGGTTCATATTGTATGTCACGATAAAAGTATTCATGATATGATCTCAAAGGGAGCTATAATCTGCGACAAATGTGCAGAGTTCAAGTATATTAAGGAGTTTCAAAGCAAAATACGCTTCAATAAAGACAATTTAATGTAAAGAATTGTGGCGGGATATTGGACGAAAATATGAGAACGCACTATTGTTTACCACGGTGCAAAAACCGTTAGGTACTATACTTTTAGTTGCCCTGATCTAATCCGATTCGGTATAGAAGAATTGTTATAGGATGTATGAAAAAATCAAAGCTTAACAGTGCTTCGGAAATTTGTTACCTTTTTATTAATGAATAAACTAACTAAACCCCACTATTCTAATACGTTTCTTGAATTATAAGCAAGTTATTAAACAATGACCTGTTTGCAGGCTTCGAACAGAGCTCGGGCCCAAATTGATACGGCGTGAGCGCCTGGATCTGGATGTTGATAAGCAAAGACCGACGTACTGTCCGAGGATGTCCCGTATGCGGCACGTCCAGCTTTCGCTTGCATACGTATTGTGGCCCGTGCCGTCTCCTCGCATGCTTTGGTAAAGCTTTCGACACAATCAAGCACAGGCAGGTCCTTGCTAAGCGCTTCCGTAAAGCGTTGTTCACCTGCTTTCAGTGGATCATACATTGTACGGTCACCGACTTCGGTGAGGGCATATTTAACGATGGTAGCATTTCCTTTGCCAAGTGCTTGACTCCAGTGTTGCATGGAAACGCTTTGGTCGCCTTCGTTTATAGTGGTGAAAGCTGTTGAAGCTCCTTGGAAAAACAAGCTATATAAAGCACCTGATGATCCACCCATACTTTGTTGAAGGATATCGCTGATCTGCTGTAAAAGAACTGCAGGATGTATCAAATCTAGTTTCTTGTCGTTGAGATGTTCCAAAACACTTGCAGCTCCCTTGCCAATGGTAGTTCCTGTGTCCCCGTCGCCAGCTTCTTTATCGATAGTATTTAGCATGTCCGTGCaagaaatcagtgcttcacaaACGTATGCGATAATATTTGAAGCCAGTTTCGCACCAAAACTTTTAGTTATTGTAAGCATTTCACTTGAGTTAAGTGTAACTGGGGTTTCTTGTAAACTAGATTCCATAATACTTGATTTTGTTAAGCCTTCGATTAATTGTTTTCCGAAAAGAACCGACGGAACGTTTACTTGGAAATCTAGTAATTTCTGCAGCATTGGCGAGTATCTCAGATTCAGAACAGTTATTGAGATTCCAGCTTGGTCAAGCGATGACAAAAATGTTCCTGCGTATATTTTTTTAACGGCATAATGTGAACTTATTTTACTCATCAAGTCGCTAACAAATGTTCCCATTAAAAATTCTGAAGTTCCTCCTAAATTATTCACCATTAGTAGCACATCGGATCCTTGTTTTACATTTTTAACCAGCTTCGGAAGAATGAAATCAATAATGTCGTTGAAATCGCTGGCCGTTGGCATAGTATATACGCCGGGTTCACCGTGAATACCTTTACCAATTTCGATGTTCTCTAATTTCGTGCCATTCAACTGGAACGTAAAACCAATTGTAGCCAAATTACAGCTTTTAACCAATAATTGTCCGTGCTCATATATTTCTGCAATGTCACAGCCCATTTCAGCCATCGCTCCGAGCAGCTTGTGAACCAATACAACTCCAGCCAATCCTCGTCGTCCAACAGATTTTCTAACATGGCATTCATCGATAGAACAATCATCACCCACTAGCAGCAGACGAACGTCTTGATATCCAAAAATTGTGCGAGCCTTTTCCAAAGCTATTCCGAAATTCAGCCGATCTCCggtgtagttttttacaataaaaattacACTAGTGCTTGGGCCTGC harbors:
- the LOC128742896 gene encoding triokinase/FMN cyclase-like; the protein is MSLSEVKRSLEGFIQIHPSLKLLADRNCIARADSDPADGKVKLISGGGSGHEPAHIGYVGKGMLTGAVCGDIFSSPSVTAILDCLKFVAGPSTSVIFIVKNYTGDRLNFGIALEKARTIFGYQDVRLLLVGDDCSIDECHVRKSVGRRGLAGVVLVHKLLGAMAEMGCDIAEIYEHGQLLVKSCNLATIGFTFQLNGTKLENIEIGKGIHGEPGVYTMPTASDFNDIIDFILPKLVKNVKQGSDVLLMVNNLGGTSEFLMGTFVSDLMSKISSHYAVKKIYAGTFLSSLDQAGISITVLNLRYSPMLQKLLDFQVNVPSVLFGKQLIEGLTKSSIMESSLQETPVTLNSSEMLTITKSFGAKLASNIIAYVCEALISCTDMLNTIDKEAGDGDTGTTIGKGAASVLEHLNDKKLDLIHPAVLLQQISDILQQSMGGSSGALYSLFFQGASTAFTTINEGDQSVSMQHWSQALGKGNATIVKYALTEVGDRTMYDPLKAGEQRFTEALSKDLPVLDCVESFTKACEETARATIRMQAKAGRAAYGTSSDSTSVFAYQHPDPGAHAVSIWARALFEACKQVIV
- the LOC128743171 gene encoding DNA fragmentation factor subunit beta is translated as MLNFLSVKKPSKAGPLQGYKITNVERSKKYGVAADSLRMLKTKASEKFKLKHCRVYLAQDGVEVLDEDYFHTLPAQILFVVAERDTIVKTDFELMYDAIKSSHSELLQAGTLAKEFVGNNQSEIARLLQDARRSQDEQTAKSLRSEHQEWFEGIDDKAAQTKEYVMQRRGQDRIRGYYYKTKDELTKCGLYRKNMMAKELIDEMLELFRQLLIGFDYFSCIFDRNHPQRFADSRNHPDEDEVDAQRIMPKRLKLAIKKSLEDDGYTIDKYRKALCNRTGEFRCMGLWNEKQCRYNAHVINPYASRENMILFQVWNLDHQVEISRTVLPSIVENVARVITNEANAICKIHNRRGTKLSVITYFIELFTLGNLKLVHIVCHDKSIHDMISKGAIICDKCAEFKYIKEFQSKIRFNKDNLM